TCCAAAATATTTTACGGCATCCCTGTACACCATCCCGTTTTCCTTGAATCCGAGAGAAATCAGCTTTGCAATTTCGTTCGTTTCACCCTTGGCTCTGCTAGCTACAAATTTTTGGAAGGAGCCCCTTGCTTTTTCAATTTCGACCGTTTTTAAATGGTTAATATAGGCTACCAGAGCGCCTGCGATTATAATTACCAATCCTGCAATGCCGGCCAACACCACTGCCTGTTTCTTTTTGTCAAGTTTCTTGTACCATGCATAGCCTGACTTATCGGCAATCTGGAGACCAAGCCTTCGTATACCGATCCTGGAAAATCCGATCTTCTGAAGGTACTCGAAAGACAACTTAACATTAGCCATATTCTTTTCTCTGAACTATTTCTTAGCCTTTTTTTCATCAGGTTTCGCGTCAACTTTTGCTTCAAGAAACCTGTATGTGACAGCCTTGCACTTTGCCACTACGGCAGTACCGGATGACGTAGGTTTCTTTGCACCCTGGTATTTGCTTATTTCAAGATTTGAAACAGTTAGTATTCTGGGCATTCTGCTTATTCTGTCGAAAAAACTTAATATATTGTGAAAAGGCCCAAGCATTTCTATCTGAACCGGTACTTCGGCGTAAAAATCCTGTTCCTGTTCCTGCAAAGGTTTAAAAGTCATAAATTCAAGGCCTGCCTGTGTTCCGAAGTTTGACACTTGGTCAATTAGATTCGGGATTTCCTTCTGTTCAGGGAGCTGTTTTCTCATGTAGTACAACTGGTCGTCAAGAAGGCTGATCTCTTTTGCAATGTTCGGCATATTTTTTTCCACAAGCTGGCTGGCTTTGATATCTGCCTCAACAGTAACAACCTTTTCCTGAATATTCCTGGCCTCTGAAGAGATGGAATGGATTATAAGAAAATAGAATATGATTACAACAAATATTGGCGCGCCTCCTATTACTCCCCATCTTGCTTTTAAATCCATAGCTGCAATCTTTTCGTATGGAAGCCAGTTGAATAGTTTTTCAAGAAACTTTTCAAGAATATCCTCAAGGTCAAATTTCATTTTAACTTTTTCCGCCTTTTTTATCAGGTACAGAGGCAGGCACTATTTCCACATCCCAGTTGCATGTAATAGTGAAAGATTTCAGTTCCTGTTCGTTCAGATTTTGCTTTTCAATGCTTGTTAGCTCCACGTTGGAAAAATGTTCCGAGTTCTCCATGGATCTCATCAATTCCGCAACTGCCTGCGGAGAAAACGTATATCCGATAATTGAAATATTAGTATTCGTTTCGGTGACTTTCGTAAGCCAGACATCTATCGGGAGAATAATGTTCAGGTAATCCAGAAAGTTCCCAGGTCCCACTCTTCGGCTTTCAAGAATTTTGATGGTCTTGAGGATTCCTTCCCTCCGTTCCTTTTTCAATATAAATTCTGCATTTTTTTTCTTTACTTCAATCAGCCTCGTCTGCTCAAGCTTCAAAACATCCAGCTTGCTCTGCAAATTGGATTTATTTGCAAAAGCGGAAACCATCCAGAACATGGAAACAAATATGGCTATTGCTACCAGGGTGATAAGGTAAACTGCTTGCCGCTGGATAAGTTTGTTTACCTTTGGAATGTGCCTGGCTACAAGATTTATACGGATCACTTATCACCAACTGCTCTAAGGGCTAATCCTATAGGCAATGCCATTACAGGCTCCATCTCCCTTATGTATGAAGAATCCATAACTTTTGCATCGTAATGGATATTTTTGAACGTGTTAAGATACTTTACCGGAATCCCAAATTTTTCGCTGAAAATAGTATCGATATCTTTCATTCTGCAGACTCCGCCTGATATCAGCACCTTCGAAATCTTAAAATCACTGGTCTTTTCGTACATTTCGAGACTTCTACCAATTTCATCAGCTACATTTT
The genomic region above belongs to Nitrospinota bacterium and contains:
- a CDS encoding type 4a pilus biogenesis protein PilO — its product is MKFDLEDILEKFLEKLFNWLPYEKIAAMDLKARWGVIGGAPIFVVIIFYFLIIHSISSEARNIQEKVVTVEADIKASQLVEKNMPNIAKEISLLDDQLYYMRKQLPEQKEIPNLIDQVSNFGTQAGLEFMTFKPLQEQEQDFYAEVPVQIEMLGPFHNILSFFDRISRMPRILTVSNLEISKYQGAKKPTSSGTAVVAKCKAVTYRFLEAKVDAKPDEKKAKK
- a CDS encoding PilN domain-containing protein, producing MIRINLVARHIPKVNKLIQRQAVYLITLVAIAIFVSMFWMVSAFANKSNLQSKLDVLKLEQTRLIEVKKKNAEFILKKERREGILKTIKILESRRVGPGNFLDYLNIILPIDVWLTKVTETNTNISIIGYTFSPQAVAELMRSMENSEHFSNVELTSIEKQNLNEQELKSFTITCNWDVEIVPASVPDKKGGKS